One Methylophilus sp. TWE2 DNA segment encodes these proteins:
- a CDS encoding alkene reductase produces the protein MALDLFSPVNLGSLALQNRVVMAPLTRNRAGEGGVPQAMNVTYYEQRATAGLIITEATPISPMAHGYPALPGIYTDAQVAGWKKVTDAVHAKGGKIVIQLWHVGRISHPSLLPNQATPVAPSAIKPAGQAFTYQGLQDYVTPRALDASELPGIVQDYVHATRCAIAAGFDGVEVHAANGYLLDQFLRDGTNQRQDQYGGSVENRSRLLHEVVKAVGDTIGADKVGVRLSPVNPFNDMRDSQAQQTFNFVAQSLNAFNLAYLHVVEGGIHGGGESEPFDFGALRKLFNHGYIANLSYDKDRGNAAIASGHADAIAYGVPFIANPDLVARFAKNAPLNAADSSTFYGGTEHGYTDYPFLMA, from the coding sequence ATGGCATTGGATTTGTTTTCCCCAGTGAATCTGGGAAGCCTTGCATTGCAAAATCGTGTGGTGATGGCGCCTTTGACGCGTAACCGAGCAGGTGAGGGCGGTGTGCCGCAGGCAATGAATGTGACCTACTACGAGCAGCGCGCAACAGCCGGGTTGATTATTACCGAAGCAACGCCGATTTCACCCATGGCGCACGGTTATCCGGCGTTGCCAGGCATTTATACCGATGCGCAAGTCGCTGGCTGGAAGAAGGTCACCGATGCTGTGCATGCCAAGGGCGGCAAGATTGTGATCCAGTTATGGCATGTGGGTCGTATCTCGCATCCTAGCTTGTTACCTAACCAAGCCACTCCGGTGGCGCCGTCTGCCATTAAACCCGCAGGCCAGGCATTTACTTACCAGGGGCTGCAGGATTACGTCACCCCACGTGCGCTGGATGCTTCCGAGCTGCCAGGCATAGTGCAAGACTATGTGCATGCCACCCGCTGCGCCATCGCCGCCGGATTTGACGGTGTGGAAGTGCATGCAGCCAATGGTTACTTGCTGGATCAGTTTTTGCGCGATGGCACCAACCAGCGCCAGGACCAGTATGGTGGCTCGGTAGAAAATCGCAGCCGTTTATTGCATGAAGTAGTCAAGGCAGTGGGGGATACCATAGGGGCGGATAAGGTGGGCGTGCGTTTATCGCCCGTGAATCCATTCAACGACATGCGTGACAGCCAGGCACAGCAGACATTTAATTTCGTTGCGCAGTCACTCAACGCATTTAACCTGGCTTATCTGCATGTGGTTGAAGGGGGTATCCATGGTGGTGGTGAGTCCGAGCCTTTTGATTTTGGGGCTTTACGCAAGCTGTTTAACCATGGCTACATTGCCAATCTGAGTTACGACAAGGATCGCGGTAATGCAGCCATCGCCAGTGGCCATGCCGATGCGATTGCTTATGGCGTCCCGTTTATTGCTAATCCTGACCTGGTGGCACGCTTTGCCAAAAATGCGCCACTCAATGCAGCGGACTCTTCCACATTTTATGGCGGTACCGAGCATGGTTATACGGATTACCCATTCCTCATGGCTTAA
- the tpiA gene encoding triose-phosphate isomerase, translating to MSRSDTTLSSPHKIVVANWKMHGNLVRNQALVDGYLQGLKSLPQTDVVVCVPYPYLAQIQSLLSGTHVAWGAQNLAKYEEGAYTGEVSAEMLRDFGAQYVIIGHSERSTAYCESDENIAEKFMMAKRHGLTPILCVGETLLEREAGVMERVVGKQLETIIRLFGGEAFANSIVSYEPIWAIGTGLAASADQAVAMHQFIRDTVFVADKSAADTLKILYGGSVNPQNAVQLLNKQEIDGALVGRCSLNAEQFIKICQAVPENSVV from the coding sequence ATGTCCCGTTCTGATACAACCCTTTCTTCCCCACACAAAATTGTGGTTGCCAACTGGAAAATGCATGGCAATCTGGTACGTAACCAAGCGCTTGTTGATGGTTATCTGCAAGGCTTGAAATCCTTGCCTCAAACCGATGTTGTCGTATGTGTGCCTTATCCTTACCTGGCGCAAATTCAATCTTTGTTATCGGGGACGCATGTCGCCTGGGGTGCGCAGAACCTTGCCAAGTACGAGGAAGGTGCTTATACCGGTGAGGTGAGCGCGGAGATGTTGCGCGATTTTGGCGCGCAATATGTGATTATCGGCCACTCTGAGCGCAGTACTGCTTATTGTGAGTCGGATGAAAATATTGCCGAAAAATTCATGATGGCCAAGCGGCATGGGTTAACGCCTATTCTGTGTGTTGGAGAAACCTTGCTTGAACGTGAGGCTGGTGTCATGGAGCGTGTCGTCGGTAAACAACTGGAAACCATTATTCGTTTGTTTGGTGGAGAGGCCTTTGCAAATAGCATCGTTTCATATGAGCCGATTTGGGCAATTGGAACCGGCCTCGCAGCCTCAGCAGATCAGGCGGTGGCTATGCACCAGTTTATCCGGGACACCGTATTCGTCGCAGATAAGAGCGCGGCGGACACGCTAAAAATCCTCTACGGGGGCAGCGTAAACCCACAAAATGCGGTACAATTATTAAATAAGCAGGAAATTGATGGCGCGCTGGTCGGCCGTTGCTCGCTAAATGCAGAGCAATTTATAAAAATCTGTCAGGCCGTTCCTGAAAATAGCGTCGTCTAG
- the secG gene encoding preprotein translocase subunit SecG — protein MENVILVIHVLAAAAVIGLVLLQHGKGADMGAAFGSGASGSLFGVSGSSNLLSKLTSIFITVFFATSLTLAFMSSHKAGSGSVVKSAVTQQAPAKGEAAEAAKPVENTPKDIPN, from the coding sequence ATGGAAAACGTCATTCTCGTCATTCATGTGTTGGCAGCCGCTGCCGTGATTGGCTTGGTCTTATTGCAGCATGGTAAAGGCGCCGACATGGGCGCGGCCTTTGGTAGTGGTGCCTCCGGCAGTTTGTTTGGGGTGTCAGGGTCTTCTAACCTGCTCAGCAAGCTGACATCGATTTTTATTACAGTGTTTTTTGCAACCAGCTTAACGTTGGCTTTTATGTCCAGCCATAAAGCGGGTTCTGGCAGCGTGGTTAAATCCGCGGTGACACAACAGGCTCCGGCCAAAGGTGAGGCGGCAGAAGCTGCCAAGCCGGTTGAAAATACACCCAAAGATATTCCCAATTAA
- the ndhC gene encoding NADH-quinone oxidoreductase subunit A has translation MFILVGLGVGLGPLLAGKILSPHKPDAEKNSPYECGFEAFEDARMKFDVRYYLVAILFILFDLEIAFLFPWAVVIQEIGSAGFWAMMVFLFVLVVGFIFEWMKGALEWD, from the coding sequence ATGTTTATCCTGGTGGGCCTGGGCGTAGGTTTGGGACCGCTACTTGCTGGTAAAATTCTTTCTCCGCACAAACCTGATGCGGAAAAAAACTCCCCCTATGAGTGCGGCTTTGAGGCCTTTGAAGATGCGCGTATGAAGTTTGACGTACGCTATTACCTCGTCGCTATTCTATTTATCCTGTTTGATCTCGAAATTGCATTTCTTTTCCCATGGGCCGTAGTGATCCAGGAAATTGGGTCTGCCGGTTTTTGGGCAATGATGGTCTTTTTGTTTGTATTGGTGGTCGGCTTCATCTTTGAATGGATGAAGGGCGCCCTTGAATGGGATTAA
- a CDS encoding NADH-quinone oxidoreductase subunit B family protein, producing MSIEGVLEKGFVTTTLDTVINYTRTGSLWPMTFGLACCAVEMMHAGASRYDLDRFGIVFRPSPRQSDVMIVAGTLVNKMAPALRKVYDQMAEPRWVISMGSCANGGGYYHYSYAVVRGCDRIVPVDVYVPGCPPTAEALLYGIIQLQKKIKRTNTIART from the coding sequence ATGAGCATTGAAGGCGTATTAGAAAAAGGCTTTGTTACCACCACGCTGGATACGGTGATTAACTACACACGTACTGGCTCGTTGTGGCCGATGACGTTTGGTCTGGCATGTTGTGCGGTTGAAATGATGCATGCTGGTGCTTCGCGTTATGATTTGGACCGCTTCGGGATTGTGTTCCGTCCGAGTCCACGTCAGTCCGACGTGATGATTGTCGCAGGCACACTTGTGAATAAAATGGCCCCCGCGCTGCGCAAGGTTTATGACCAAATGGCAGAGCCGCGCTGGGTGATTTCCATGGGTAGCTGTGCCAATGGCGGTGGTTACTACCATTATTCATATGCGGTAGTGCGTGGTTGTGACCGTATTGTACCGGTTGATGTCTATGTGCCTGGTTGTCCGCCAACTGCAGAAGCCTTGTTGTACGGCATCATCCAGTTGCAAAAGAAAATCAAGCGTACTAATACGATCGCCCGAACCTGA